The following are encoded in a window of Dictyostelium discoideum AX4 chromosome 6 chromosome, whole genome shotgun sequence genomic DNA:
- the gerD gene encoding germination protein (Similar to 270G) has protein sequence MNKLYFSIYFIILSILVTLSNGQLFPITPVHSVNVTLIDNASSLINAFELHPYSTADSSCSSKFEFLVDGNGVPIESVVLSKGWPQERLRVSDSKIVYLYYDYNGFGSYNVTINIKLKDTPLVQYQLEFSCTEFDLSKIEIKFAQEYPFSVVNQNFASWVTVKGFDIKSTSLSTSGSSGTFGAYGMFIWNTQYIVDHVYEDWSVTILFYGGKTLNLTTKSYYSQYENQLPPLPYETKFFPPDILDSEPFNPFGFYSFPLSKFKINTTIFRPFQVLNVVNYGSILSFPTKGIKGDMEYSTLFLKVTGENVNEIDFTIINQNGHNPLVKTNFTIEYNKFFFPNLSNVPVNLEVESDMFCTSFSNNFFKYTSYLYQFDTNSVVKGFPYGFSGDNNNYKNNICFERTPQATYINFRTENNYDDYKTFNVPELRPYEFSPIKVESYNILTVSPTKFLLTINISSSVGINAVQFLSTVSKSSYEFLISGDKYNGTYQAVIDVYNTPSFRDENGNWLRLYDGSIVSSDPIVYFKLPSIPRSVGYNSFSNITFLYDNINMTRDQDFYNIAYLENDEIPRDLPFSLISLDPVTYSYLTSVRLINNIMYPFTFDPTINKFTSKFVIPANTAFDKISFAIIGGLSTEFYYSGFTINNSPAFDNEGPLFSEFYKVNENTTYSSLGYPKTSGWRFRITDKYNGFRNGFIKAMGSVDSTIIKLNFTVHDRLNGDKHDGLYELLLALVPEQCITQQYTITHVELYDDNNISSIFKLYSPDYYLKNPFINIYAQGLEVTTISTFCSEPIIDVLPTLSQFRVYNQSVDVGSGNRRVSFSFEASSDSGMKRSQAPIIYLTTNLFEIVECETKFIMITPISNLYSCSVDLPFSFGYPGKLFLSVYGLINNGGKYGGASTKDLRDLGFQYSIDTQFTNYTPVITQNDNILSVHSDLVFFGYGFNKVVDVIVRYKNQEPVHIAPTQIFGSTAIKLQITPTEYQFTIQVVNSEGIYSNEYKINPIIWRYQFNPTETPTETPTETPTQTPTQTPTETPTQTPTETPTETPTETPTETPTETPTETPTETPTETPTQTPTETPTETPTQTPTETPTQTPTQTPTPTPNPGNCNVSVTLKVTSQWVENNQNFIQVEATIFNYGQSEITGFSFQLFNIISIWNVDQTSFNSYSLPIWLPAIQVGSSFSFGYIQKTDTVVPLSSQSVVCQEIPTPSPTPSPSPCMINVSQSIVNSWRENTQDFIQVEVNLKNIGQNTVYQFSFEIFDLVNIWGVELLSNNTYQLPSWVYSIPVGSSHNFGYIQKSNHLLPIYSQLPTCQVTPTPTPTQTPTQTPTETPTPTETPTETPTQTPTQTPTQSPIPRPITCSKLDDVLNFNSTETIYCKGRGPTYCIDGYGSECETNDVDGRIKCTTKSNFMSCKGDHLVCKSNYLTCKVNISEGTPFHVHDSSLQ, from the exons atgaataaattatatttttcaatttattttataattttatcaattttagttACTTTATCAAATGGTCAATTATTTCCAATTACTCCAGTCCATTCAGTAAATGTtacattaattgataatgctTCTTCACTAATTAATGCATTCGAATTACATCCATACTCAACAGCCGACTCAAGCTGTAGCTCAAAATTTGAATTCCTTGTTGATGGCAATGGTGTTCCAATAGAATCCGTTGTTCTTTCTAAAGGTTGGCCACAAGAAAGATTAAGAGTCAGTGATTCAAAAATagtatatttatattatgatTATAATGGTTTTGGTTCATATAAtgttactattaatattaaattaaaagatactCCATTAGTTCAATACCAATTAGAATTTTCATGCACTG AATTTGACTTaagtaaaattgaaattaaatttgctCAAGAATATCCATTTTCTGTAGTCAACCAAAATTTTGCATCATGGGTTACTGTTAAAGGTTTTGATATTAAATCTACATCTTTATCAACCAGTGGTTCATCAGGTACTTTCGGTGCATATGGTATGTTTATTTGGAACACACAATATATTGTGGATCATGTATATGAAGATTGGAGtgttacaattttattttatggtGGTAAAACTTTAAATCTTACTACAAAATCATATTATTCTCAAT atgaaaatcaattaccaccattaccataTGAAACTAAATTCTTCCCACCAGACATTCTTGATTCTGAACCATTTAATCCATTTGGATTTTATAGTTTCCCattatctaaatttaaaattaatacaacAATCTTTAGACCTTTCCAAGTTTTAAATGTTGTAAACTATGgttcaattttatcattcCCAACCAAAGGTATTAAAGGTGATATGGAATATAGTaccctttttttaaaagtaacAGGTGAAAACGTTAATGAAATagattttacaattattaatcaaaatGGTCATAATCCACTTgttaaaactaattttacaattgaatataata aATTCTTTTTcccaaatttatcaaatgttCCAGTTAATCTTGAAGTTGAAAGTGATATGTTTTGtacatcattttcaaataacttttttaaatatacaaGTTATTTATATCAATTCGATACCAATTCTGTCGTAAAAGGTTTCCCATATGGTTTCTCTGGtgataacaataattataaaaataatatttgttttgaaaGAACACCACAAGCTacttatataaattttagaACTGAAAACAACTATGATGattataaaacttttaatgtTCCAGAATTACGTC caTATGAATTTTCACCAATAAAAGTTGAatcatataatattttaacagTTTCACCAACAAAATTCCTTTTaacaattaatatttcttCAAGTGTTGGTATTAATGCAGTACAATTTTTATCAACAGTTTCAAAATCAAGttatgaatttttaattagtgGTGATAAATATAATGGTACTTATCAAGCTGTTATCGATGTTTATAATACTCCATCATTTAGAgatgaaaatggtaattGGTTAAGACTTTATGATGGTTCAATCGTTTCTAGTGATCcaatagtttattttaaattaccatcAATTCCAA gATCAGTCGGctataattcattttcaaatattacatttttatatgataatattaatatgacAAGGGATCaagatttttataatattgcatatttagaaaatgatgaaattccACGTgatttaccattttcattaatttctttagaTCCAGTAACTTATTCTTATTTAACTTCAGTtagattaattaataatattatgtACCCATTCACTTTTGATCCAaccattaataaattcaCAAGTAAATTTGTTATTCCAGCAAATACTGCATTCGATAAGATTTCATTTGCAATTATTGGTGGTTTATCAAcagaattttattattcaggttttacaattaataattcaccagCTTTCGATAATGAAGGTCCATTATTTAGTGAATTCTACAAAGTAAATGAAAATACTACTTATTCCTCTTTAGGTTATCCAAAAACTTCTGGTTGGAGATTTAGAATCACTGATAAATACAATGGTTTCAGAAATGGTTTTATTAAAGCTATGGGTTCAGTTGATagtacaattattaaattaaacttCACTGTCCACGATAGACTTAATGGTGATAAACACGATGGTTTATATGAACTTTTACTCGCTTTAGTACCAGAACAATGTATCACACAACAATATACTATCACTCACGTTGAACTTTATGATGACAATAACATTAGTTCAATTTTCAAACTTTATTCACCAGATTATTACTTAAAGAATCcattcattaatatttatgCTCAAGGTTTAGAAGTTACTACAATCTCTACATTCTGTAGTGAACCAATTATTGACGTTTTACCAACTCTTTCCCAATTCAGAGTTTACAATCAATCTGTTGATGTTGGTTCTGGTAATAGAAGAGTTTCATTTAGTTTTGAAGCATCATCAGATAGTGGTATGAAAAGATCACAAGCACCAATTATTTATCTCAcaacaaatttatttgaaatcgTTGAATGTGaaacaaaatttattatgatTACACCAATATCCAATCTTTACTCTTGTTCAGTTGATCTTCCATTCTCATTTGGTTATCCaggtaaattatttttgtcaGTTTATGGTTTAATcaataatggtggtaaatATGGTGGTGCTAGTACAAAGGATTTACGTGATCTCGGTTTCCAATATTCTATTGATACTCAATTCACAAATTATACTCCAGTTATTActcaaaatgataatattttatccGTTCATTCAGATTTAGTATTCTTTGGTTATGGTTTCAATAAAGTTGTTGATGTAATTGTTAGATATAAAAATCAAGAACCAGTTCATATTGCACCAACTCAAATCTTTGGTTCAACTGCAATTAAACTTCAAATTACTCCAACTGAATATCAATTTACTATTCAAGTTGTAAATAGTGAAGGTATTTATTCaaatgaatataaaattaatccaATAATTTGGAGATATCAATTTAATCCAACTGAAACACCAACTGAAACTCCAACTGAAACTCCAACTCAAACACCAACTCAAACACCAACTGAAACTCCAACCCAAACTCCAACTGAAACTCCAACTGAAACTCCAACTGAAACTCCAACTGAAACTCCAACTGAAACTCCAACTGAAACTCCAACTGAAACTCCAACTGAAACTCCAACTCAAACTCCAACTGAAACTCCAACTGAAACTCCAACTCAAACTCCAACTGAAACTCCAACCCAAACCCCAACacaaacaccaacaccaacaccaaacCCAGGTAATTGTAATGTTAGTGTTACCCTAAAGGTTACTTCTCAATGggttgaaaataatcaaaactTTATACAAGTTGAGGCaactattttcaattatgGTCAATCAGAAATCACTGGTTTTTCAttccaattatttaatattatcagtATTTGGAATGTTGATCAAACATCATTCAATAGCTACAGTCTTCCAATTTGGTTACCAGCCATTCAAGTTGGTTCATCATTCAGTTTTGGTTATATTCAAAAAACTGATACTGTTGTCCCACTCTCCTCCCAATCAGTTGTATGTCAAGAAATTCCAACCCCATCCCCAACTCCATCACCATCCCCATGTATGATTAATGTTTCTCAAAGTATCGTTAATTCATGGAGAGAAAATACTCAAGACTTTATTCAAGTTGAAGTAAACCTTAAAAACATTGGTCAAAATACCGTTTACCAATTCTCATTCGAAATATTTGATCTTGTTAACATTTGGGGcgttgaattattatcaaataatacttATCAACTCCCAAGTTGGGTATATAGTATCCCAGTTGGTTCATCTCACAATTTTGGTTATATCCAAAAATCAAACCATCTTTTACCAATTTATTCACAATTACCAACTTGTCAAGTAACTCCAACTCCAACACCAACTCAAACTCCAACTCAAACTCCAACTGAAACCCCAACTCCAACCGAAACTCCAACCGAAACTCCAACTCAAACTCCAACTCAAACACCAACTCAATCACCAATTCCAAGACCAATAACTTGTTCAAAACTTGATGATGTTCTTAATTTCAATAGCACAGAAACTATTTACTGTAAAGGTAGAGGTCCAACCTACTGTATTGATGGCTATGGTTCAGAATGTGAAACCAACGATGTTGATGGAAGAATTAAATGTACAACAAAGAGCAATTTCATGAGCTGTAAGGGTGATCATTTAGTTTGTAAATCAAACTATCTTACATGTAAAGTCAATATTTCTGAAGGTACACCATTCCATGTTCACGATTCTTCTttacaataa
- a CDS encoding carboxypeptidase C yields the protein MMKLLFIIISIIFVINVSNSTPTLQLSGYFNVNETTNANLFYLFYESQNSPSTDPLILWLTGGPGCSSLMAAFYENGPYFVNDNLTLSENPNSWNMVANVLYVDSPLGAGFSYVVDSDGYSTTETEISENLYSFLTQFLSKYPKYSKLPLYIFGESYAGHYVPSFSYYIYQKNLGLATINLKGLAIGNGMVDPYIQYGSLGPFAYAHGMLDINALKETEGLYESCQQAIDSGDYNMTTQICNNIMDIVQEYAGNFNVYDVSKTCYPNEPLCYNFTAIIDYLNLASTKQSFGVLPNSTWNVCSTQPYSAIIRDWFNTPINYIPTLLENYKVLVYNGNYDWICNFLGSTEWTSQLKWKYNQEFNNSPRKILYINGNTISGYSQSYDNLTMQVLLGASHMAPREAPVAALAMVESFIQN from the exons atgatgaaattattatttattattatttcaataatttttgtaataaatGTATCAAATAGTACACCAACTTTACAATTAAGTGGTTATTTCAATGTTAATGAAACAACAAATgcaaatttgttttatttattttatgaaTCACAAAATTCTCCATCAACTGATCCATTAATTCTTTGGCTTACAGGTGGTCCAGGTTGTTCATCTTTAATGGCAGCTT tttatgAAAATGGACCATATTTtgtaaatgataatttaactTTATCAGAAAATCCAAATTCATGGAATATGGTTGCAAATGTTTTATATGTAGATTCTCCATTAGGTGCCGGTTTCAGTTATGTTGTTGATAGTGATGGTTATAGTACTACAGAAACAGAGATTTCTGaaaatttatattcattCTTAACTCAATTCCTTTCAAAATATCCAAAATATTCTAAATTAccattatatatttttggtGAATCATATGCA gGTCATTATGTACCAAGTTTTtcatattatatttatcaaaAGAATTTAGGATTAGCAACAATTAATCTTAAAGGTCTTGCAATTGGTAATGGTATGGTTGACCCATACATTCAATATGGATCACTTGGACCATTTGCATATGCACATGGTATGCTTGATATTAATGCATTAAAGGAAACTGAAGGATTATATGAATCATGTCAACAAGCAATAGATTCAGGTGATTATAATATGACCACTCAAATTTGTAATAACATTATGGATATCGTTCAAGAGTATGCAGGTAATTTCAATGTATATGATGTATCAAAGACATGTTATCCAAATGAACCACTTTGTTATAACTTTACAGCTATCATTGATTACCTTAATTTAGCATCAACCAAACAATCATTTGGAGTTTTACCAAATTCTACTTGGAATGTTTGTAGTACTCAACCATATAGTGCTATCATTAGAGATTGGTTTAATAcaccaattaattatattccaactttattagaaaattataaagTTTTAGTTTATAATgg aaactATGATTGGATTTGTAATTTCTTAGGTAGTACTGAATGGACTTCTCAACTTAAATGGAAATACAATCAAGAATTTAATAACTCACCaagaaaaattttatatattaatggTAATACAATTTCTGGTTATTCACAATCATATGATAATCTTACAATGCAAGTTCTTCTTGGAGCATCTCATATGGCACCAAGAGAAGCACCTGTCGCTGCTTTGGCTATGGTTGAATCctttattcaaaattaa